Genomic window (Stigmatella aurantiaca):
CGGGTGGGCGAGCTCTTCGGCGAGGACGAGGAGCGGCTCACGGGCTTCATCACCACGCTGGCCAGCGTGGCGCTGGAGAACGCGGAGGGCTTCGAGCGCATGGCGGCCCTCTCCGAGGAGCGGGGCCGGCTCTACCTCGAGGAGCAGGAGGCCGTGCGGCGCCGGGATGACTTCCTGTCCATCGCCGCCCACGAGCTGAAGACGCCGCTCACCTCGCTCCAGCTCCACCTCCAGGGGATGATGATTCAGCTGCGCCAGGGCACCGCGCAGATGTCCCCGGAGCGGCTGGGCACCAAGCTGGAGTCGGCCAACCTGCAGACCCAGCGCATGGGCCGGCTCGTGAACGAGCTGCTCGACATCTCGCGCGTGGCCCAGGGGCAGCTGCTCGGCAAGGTCGAGGACGTGGACCTGGTCTCCCTGGTGCGCGGGGTGCTGGAGCGCTCGCGCGAGGCGCTGACCCGCGCGGAGTGTCCCGTGGAGCTGCGCGCCGTGGACCGGCTGGTGGGCCATTGGGACGCGATGCGGCTGGAGCAGGTGGTGGGCAACCTGCTCACCAACGCCATGAAGTACGGGGCGGGCAAGCCCATCGAGGTGGTGCTCGAGGAGCACGAGGGCCAGGCGGTGCTCAAGGTCCGGGACGAGGGCATCGGCATCGCCCCCGAGGACGCGCACCGCATCTTCGAGCGCTTCGAGCGCGCCGTCTCGGTGCGCCACTACGGCGGGTTCGGCATTGGCCTGTGGCTGGTGCGGGAAATCGTCCAGGCGCTCGGCGGGCGCGTGGAGGTGCGGAGCGTCCCCGGTGAGGGCGCCACCTTCACCGTGACGCTCCCCCGGCGCCCCCCGGAGCTCAGCGCCGGTCCAGCGTCAGGTAAATGACGTTCTGCTCGCTGTCACGGAACATGTTCGTGGCGGCGATCTCGTTGGGATCGATGTCCAGGGTGAGGGCCTGCATCTGGTCCTCATCGCGGTAGATGAGCCACCAGTCCATGAAGGCCTCCAGGTAGCCAGCCTCGGGGCAGGTGGCGAAGTTGGCCACCATCAGGCGCCCGCCCGGGTTGAGCATGTTGAAGAGGATCTGCGTGAGGCGCCGGGCGGTGTTGTCCGACAGGTAGTCATACAGGCCTGCCGAGTAGGCGAGGTCCAGGTGGCCGAACACCGTGCGCCCCGTCAGCAGCGCGCGCACCGAGCCGCAGACGGGCCGGATGGCGTTGTTGGGGTGCTGGCGCGTCACCTCCGTCAGGCTCATCGGATCCTGATCGAAGGCGATGAAGTCCCCGATGTGGTGCTCCTTCACGGCGTGTGACAGCTCGGACTCCCGCAGGTGTCCGCAGGCCACCGAGAGGAGGCGGGGCATGTGCGTGCGCGTGGCCGCCGCGTCGATCTCCCGTGCCAGCAACACGCGCCGCTCCCGGACGCTCCGGGGGCTCGGCTGCTGGTACATGAAGCGGTAGATGTGGCCGCCCGGCTGCATGTGCCCTTCGGCCCCCACGCACTCCGCGTAGAGGTAGTCGATCAACGCCGCGTCGCCTGCATAGCCTCGCGGGCGCTCATAACCGTGGCGGGTGAAGGGACATTGGTGCAGCAGCTCGCGCAGGGGGTGAATCGGCGCGTGCTCCAGGCAAAAGTGGCGCCAGTCTTTCCGGCTCCATTGGCGGCGCAGGAGGAAGAGCCCTCGATGCAACGTCTGCATCGCCACATGCACATCGCCACCGTGGGTGAGCTGCCGGTGGATGCCATCCAGCCATGAGGTGGCCTGGTGGAACACATCCGCCAGCGAATGTCCGTCGTAGGGGGGCGCGATCACGGTGTTGCGCTCCACCGCGCGGACGGCATCGGACGTCTTCACGAAAAGAAGGGAGGGGTCATGCATCAACAGGCACAACCCCAGGACCCAGGTGTAGGCATTCCGCAAGAAAGGCGGCAGGAGAGTGCGCGCTCCCTGGGCAACCGGTGGACTCGCACCGGTTGCATCTTCACGGCTGCCATGCTTCCACCAGGGGGCCCTTCCGGGGGGGCCGCACCGTGGCGCGCTCCTTCGCGGAAATGTCCACCAGGAAACGGTGGAGCACCTGGTTCACCTGCTCCGGCTGCTCCAGGTTCGACATGTGGCCCACGTGGGGCAGCCGCACGAGCCGCGAGCCGGCGATGCGGGCGTGCAGTGACTCGGCGCGCTCGGGCGTCGTCACCACGTCGTCCTCCCCCACGAGGATGAGCGTGGGGGTGCGGATGCGCTCCAGCTCGCTGGTGACGGCGCGCCGGGTAATCACCCCCTGCATCGCCCGCCACACGTCCCGGGGGTTGCTCGCCAGCTGACGGCGCAGCGCCTCGCGCTCGGCGGCCCGGGCCGGGTCCTTCAGGAAGTCCTGTCCGAAGTAGATGGACATGATGCGGTCCACCACGGGCCGCAGCCCCAGCCAGTGCGTGGCCGCCGTCAGCAGCCAGTAGCGCGACAGGTTCCACAGCGTCTCGGCATCTGCGGACGTGTCCATCAGGATGAGCGAGCGCAGCAGCTCCGGGTGGCGCGCGGCGACGCGCAGCCCCACGAAGCCCCCCATGGACAGCCCCACGAAGTGGCACGGCCCCACGCCCAGCGCCTGGATGAGCGCCACCGCATCCTCGTAGACCGTCCTCAGCTCGATGCCCTTGCCGGGCGGCGCCAGGCTGCGCCCCTGGCCCCGGTGGTCATAGGCAATGCAGCGGTAGCGGTCCTTCAAGGAAGCAATCTGCTGGGCATAGAGCTTCGAGTCCCAGAGCAACCCGTGGCTGAAGACGATGGGCTCGCCGGGTCCTCCCGAGTCCTCGTAGTAGAGCTGAGCACCGCGAATGGGCAGATAGGGCATGGTCGTCGAGGGCAGAGGGTCAAGCAGCAAGCGGAACGTCACAGCCGGGGCGGATGCTTCCCTGGCCTCCCATGCTGCCCCACCGCCTTGACAGTCAGGTCCCCGGTGGCCCGTCCCACCGTAGGCAGACCAGGCGAGTACCAGCGCGGGTCAGCGTCCGGGGGACAGGGAGGGACGGAACTCCTCCTCGGGAGGCAGTTCGATGGGCTCCAGGTGGCGTCCCCCGAGAACGCCGTGGCGCCGCAAGGTCCGCTCGATGTCCTCGGCCATCGCCAGCACGGGCACGACGGTGAGGCCGGTGACGAAGGACGCCTCGTCGAGCAGCTGAAGGTTCTCGGGCTGGTGCGTCGCCAGATACACCGAGCCCCGGGCCCCCACCTGCTCGAAGCGCAGGGGCACCACCCGCAGCCGGGCGAGCACGTCGGCCCGCAGCTTGCGCACGGTGGCCGCGGGCACCTTGTCGATCTGCTCCGGACGGATGAACGCCACCTTCAGGTGGCCGGCCAGCAAGCGCAGAAACGGCTCGCGCGGCATCATGTTCAGCTCCAGGACCGCCTGGCCGAACTTGCACTTCCAGCGGGCTTGATAGGCGAGCGCGGTCTCCACCTGCTCGGGCGTCAACGCCCCGTGGTGAACCAGCCACTCTCCCAGCCTCATCCTTCCCACGCTGTCCTCCCGCTCACGGCCTCATCGGCCTGGGAGGAGGTATTGCGTCTGGCGTGCCACACGCCCGGTCCAGACATCTCATGGGGTTGCGGCGCACCCTCCCCCAGCGGGGAGAAGGATTTTCCAGATCGGGGCTGCCGAAATTACCGGGCGGCTCACGCCCTCAGCAGGTTGACCGCTGGGGGGCACTCCCAGTACGTGTACTCACAGGTGGCAGTGCCGGTGTCGCACGGCACTTGGATGAAGGTGATCACCTGGCAGGGGTGCTTGAGGGCCCGGGGCACCTCGGGCTGGGGCAGGGCCGGGGAAGGCGCTCCCGCGCCACGGTGCTCCCGGCCGGCCTCCGGCACACCCACCTCCGGTGGCGCGCGTCCCAGCAGGAGGCCCAGCACCAGGACGGACAGCTTCGTTCGCATGAAACCCCCCCGTACCGGCCGGGTCTGACATTTTCGGGCCAGAGAGTGAATTGCCCGCCAGAGCAGGGCTAGGATGCGCCGCCAACACGGCCACCCGTCCCCACCGTGCCCCGGAGCCGTCACCGCATGCCCTTCCAGATTCACGTCCACCAGCCCGAGCGCATCCTCGAAGTCATCTACCCGCCCCAACCCACCCAGCAGGACGTGGACGAGTACTTGTCGCGCGTGCGGGAGATCATCGAGGGGCTCGGCGAGTGGAGCGCGCTGGTGGATCAATCCCAGCTCCGGGTCATGTCCGCCGCGATGGTGGCGGTGATGGCGAAGCTCAACGCGTTCGCCCAGCTCAAGGGCATGAAGCGCTCGGCGCGCATCGTGTCCACCGCGGCCTCGGGCCTCCAGGCCTGGAGGATGACGAAACAGGCCATGCTCAACATTCCGGCGCGCACGTTCGAGTCGCGCGATGAAGCGTTGGCCTGGCTAAAGAATCCAGACGACGAGTAACCCCTCCGTCCGGTTCCTGGCGTCTCATCCGGGAACTTCGAGACGTCTGGCGGGGGATGGGGAGACAAGAAAAGGGACTTTATGCATGGTGAAGTCCCCGCCCGTCACCGGGCAGGTCATCCCTCGTTGCTGGAGATATCCCCCATGAAGAAGCAATGGCTCCGCGCCTCCGGGCGCACGCAGGTGCTGGGCGCCCTGCTGTGGACCGTCCTGGCGCCGGGCTGTGGCGAGGAGCCGCTGGAGGGCCCCGCCCTGCCCCCTGCCCTGGGAACGGCGCAGGCCCCCGTCGTCTACGGCACCGATGACCGGATGGACGTCTACGCGCACCCGGACGCCACCCTGCGCGCGCGGGCCCAGCAGGCCACCGTGGCCCTGATGCACCCGGAGGATCTCGACACCAGCACCCCCGGCAACGTCGCCTTCAACGCCAAGCCGCTGCGCGCCACCTACAACCTGTGCTCCACCGAGCGGTTCCTGGAGGATCCGGCGGCAGCCTTCTGCTCGGGCACGCTCATCGATGATGATCTCGTGCTCACCGCAGGCCACTGCGTCACCAGCGCCGCGGCCTGCGCCAGCACGCGCCTCGTCTTCAAGTTCTACCGGACCAGCGGCACCGCCCTGGAGCGGGTGACCCCCGAGGACATCTTCAGCTGCCAGTCCATCGTCACGCGCCAGCAGTCCACGGCCAATGGCGTGAACCTGGACTTCGCCATCCTCCGGCTGGACCGCCCGGCCACGCCCCGCTTCATGCCCGCGCCGGTGCGCACGGCCCGCCAGGCGCTCGCCGTGGGCCAGCCGGTGACGGTCATCGGCTCGGGCAGTGGGATTCCGTTCAAGATCGACTCGGGCGGCACGGTGCGCGACGCACGCGCGGGGACGCGGGACTACTTCATCGCCACCACGGACACCTTCGGCGGCAACTCGGGCTCGGGCGTGTACGAGATGAGCGGCTACAGCGTGGCGGGCATCCTGGTGCGGGGCGAGGCGGACTACGTCTCCAACGGCTCCTGCAAGGTCGTCAACGTGTGCGCGCTGGCCGGCTGCCGGGGCGAGGACATCACCTACGTGGGCCCCGCGCTCGATGCGCTGTGCGCCGGCGCGGGCAGCCTGAGGCTGTGCGGCAGCCCGCCGCAGCCCCCGCCCCCGCCCCCGGCCAACAGCTTCAGCTTCAGCGCCAGCAACACCAACGGCGCCCAGCAGAACACCACCAACAAGGTGCTGGCCCTCACCGCGGGGCAGACGCTCACCGTGGGCACCTGTGGCCTGGCGGGGGCCACGGCCGACGGGGATACCTACCTGCGCATGACCGCGCCGGGCGGGGCCCTGGTGGCCGCCAATGACGATGCCTGCGGCGGCGCCTCCTCCAGCTTCACCTACACCGCG
Coding sequences:
- a CDS encoding pilus assembly protein PilB, whose amino-acid sequence is MRLGEWLVHHGALTPEQVETALAYQARWKCKFGQAVLELNMMPREPFLRLLAGHLKVAFIRPEQIDKVPAATVRKLRADVLARLRVVPLRFEQVGARGSVYLATHQPENLQLLDEASFVTGLTVVPVLAMAEDIERTLRRHGVLGGRHLEPIELPPEEEFRPSLSPGR
- a CDS encoding class I SAM-dependent methyltransferase is translated as MKTSDAVRAVERNTVIAPPYDGHSLADVFHQATSWLDGIHRQLTHGGDVHVAMQTLHRGLFLLRRQWSRKDWRHFCLEHAPIHPLRELLHQCPFTRHGYERPRGYAGDAALIDYLYAECVGAEGHMQPGGHIYRFMYQQPSPRSVRERRVLLAREIDAAATRTHMPRLLSVACGHLRESELSHAVKEHHIGDFIAFDQDPMSLTEVTRQHPNNAIRPVCGSVRALLTGRTVFGHLDLAYSAGLYDYLSDNTARRLTQILFNMLNPGGRLMVANFATCPEAGYLEAFMDWWLIYRDEDQMQALTLDIDPNEIAATNMFRDSEQNVIYLTLDRR
- a CDS encoding trypsin-like serine peptidase, with the protein product MKKQWLRASGRTQVLGALLWTVLAPGCGEEPLEGPALPPALGTAQAPVVYGTDDRMDVYAHPDATLRARAQQATVALMHPEDLDTSTPGNVAFNAKPLRATYNLCSTERFLEDPAAAFCSGTLIDDDLVLTAGHCVTSAAACASTRLVFKFYRTSGTALERVTPEDIFSCQSIVTRQQSTANGVNLDFAILRLDRPATPRFMPAPVRTARQALAVGQPVTVIGSGSGIPFKIDSGGTVRDARAGTRDYFIATTDTFGGNSGSGVYEMSGYSVAGILVRGEADYVSNGSCKVVNVCALAGCRGEDITYVGPALDALCAGAGSLRLCGSPPQPPPPPPANSFSFSASNTNGAQQNTTNKVLALTAGQTLTVGTCGLAGATADGDTYLRMTAPGGALVAANDDACGGASSSFTYTALTSGNHEIRAGCYSSGSCSGTVVWQLAGGPSEGGTYGFNASNTQSARQNTVNQNVTVRAGQKITLGTCGLAGSAATGDTYVRLSGVGGTEVAASDDACGGKGSNLSYTAPTAGTLQIRAGCYNTTSCGGTVAWTLQ
- a CDS encoding alpha/beta fold hydrolase; the encoded protein is MPYLPIRGAQLYYEDSGGPGEPIVFSHGLLWDSKLYAQQIASLKDRYRCIAYDHRGQGRSLAPPGKGIELRTVYEDAVALIQALGVGPCHFVGLSMGGFVGLRVAARHPELLRSLILMDTSADAETLWNLSRYWLLTAATHWLGLRPVVDRIMSIYFGQDFLKDPARAAEREALRRQLASNPRDVWRAMQGVITRRAVTSELERIRTPTLILVGEDDVVTTPERAESLHARIAGSRLVRLPHVGHMSNLEQPEQVNQVLHRFLVDISAKERATVRPPRKGPLVEAWQP
- a CDS encoding STAS/SEC14 domain-containing protein, which produces MPFQIHVHQPERILEVIYPPQPTQQDVDEYLSRVREIIEGLGEWSALVDQSQLRVMSAAMVAVMAKLNAFAQLKGMKRSARIVSTAASGLQAWRMTKQAMLNIPARTFESRDEALAWLKNPDDE